In Campylobacter concisus, a single window of DNA contains:
- a CDS encoding N-acetylmuramoyl-L-alanine amidase family protein encodes MKRAIILFFIVCNFLFAATNSEIFAKFDKNFASSSRSAKIKFHNDIKDIYVDAIIKNDKNIKKQALTRLITSSKSLGFDSSGYIKDLNALNGVKSVDTPSTTTLTLLSATKVNDTLVLKFNTKIDTAKLKTSFLKQQNTYKNIMDIDGRLNGNSLTYKNFISDYIHISQYDKNTVRVIFSDKIQKTIKANATGDLLVISAQNFISNENVKTPLHKTKNKNEEVPHKEPEPNLKPESAQSEPVAAPLPPVAASKFSRNKTIVIDPGHGGTDPGAVNGKLQEKTAVLGVAKKLGDILKARGYKIYFTRSTDIFINLRTRTKFANDKMADLFVSIHANAAPNATKAKSMHGIETFFLSPARSERSKNAAALENKSDIEEMNYFSQQTFLNVLNREKIIASNKLGIDIQKEILASTRKVYAASDGSVREAPFWVLVGALMPAVLVEIGYITHPVEGEKLFNDAYQNALANGIANGIDGYFAKNR; translated from the coding sequence ATGAAACGAGCGATAATCCTCTTTTTTATTGTTTGTAATTTTCTTTTTGCTGCAACAAATTCAGAGATATTTGCAAAATTTGATAAAAATTTTGCTAGCTCAAGCAGAAGTGCAAAGATCAAATTTCACAACGATATAAAAGACATCTATGTCGACGCGATCATAAAAAATGACAAAAATATAAAAAAACAAGCACTCACAAGGCTTATAACCAGCTCAAAATCGCTTGGTTTTGACTCAAGTGGGTATATAAAAGATCTAAATGCACTAAATGGCGTAAAGAGTGTAGACACGCCTAGTACTACTACTTTGACGCTGCTTAGTGCAACCAAGGTAAATGACACTTTGGTGCTTAAGTTTAATACAAAAATCGATACTGCAAAACTAAAAACATCCTTTTTAAAGCAGCAAAATACATATAAAAACATTATGGATATTGATGGTAGATTAAATGGCAATTCGCTAACTTATAAAAATTTTATATCTGATTATATTCATATCTCGCAGTATGATAAAAATACCGTTAGAGTTATTTTTTCTGATAAGATCCAAAAGACTATAAAAGCAAATGCAACAGGTGATCTGCTTGTAATCAGCGCTCAAAATTTTATCTCAAACGAAAATGTAAAAACACCACTTCATAAAACTAAAAACAAAAATGAAGAAGTGCCACACAAAGAGCCTGAGCCAAATTTAAAGCCAGAGTCAGCGCAGAGCGAGCCAGTGGCAGCACCTTTGCCACCAGTTGCGGCTAGTAAATTTTCACGCAACAAAACGATCGTCATTGATCCGGGTCATGGTGGCACTGATCCAGGTGCAGTAAATGGCAAACTGCAAGAAAAAACAGCCGTTTTAGGCGTAGCCAAAAAGCTTGGCGACATACTAAAAGCGCGTGGCTACAAGATCTATTTTACTAGATCGACCGATATCTTTATAAATTTAAGAACAAGAACAAAATTTGCAAATGATAAGATGGCTGATCTTTTTGTTTCCATTCATGCAAATGCCGCTCCAAATGCCACAAAAGCAAAGAGCATGCACGGCATCGAGACATTTTTCTTATCGCCTGCAAGAAGCGAACGTAGTAAAAATGCAGCCGCGCTTGAGAACAAATCAGATATCGAAGAGATGAACTACTTTTCGCAGCAGACGTTTCTAAACGTGCTAAACCGCGAGAAGATTATCGCGTCAAATAAGCTTGGTATCGATATCCAAAAAGAAATTTTAGCAAGTACCAGAAAAGTCTATGCTGCAAGTGATGGCAGTGTGAGAGAAGCGCCGTTTTGGGTGCTCGTAGGCGCCCTTATGCCAGCAGTTCTTGTTGAGATCGGCTATATCACGCATCCAGTAGAGGGCGAAAAGCTCTTTAATGATGCATATCAAAATGCCCTTGCAAACGGCATAGCAAACGGCATAGATGGATATTTCGCAAAAAATAGATGA